A segment of the Dehalococcoidales bacterium genome:
TTTCCCTGAGCGGCTCTAAGGCGGCACACGCCCGAGCGGTTAACCTCTCCGCGGCATCGGCAAACCTGTTTTCGCTCAACGTCTGACTCGTTATGTCATTCCAGGCATAGAGCGTATCCATAGACCACTGCAGCTTGGTCTGCACTTCGGTAGTCATGCCGAAGTGCGAATAGTAAATACGGGACGCCTGCAACCGGAGCAACTTCTCAATGGTAGCTCCCGATAACTCCAGATCGAAGCTGGGTGGAGCGTTAACCATGGTTAGTGATTTATGCTCTCCCAAACAGATACCGGCGGCGTCTCCCGTAAAAATGCCGTTATTACGGCTTTCATGGACACATAGCTCGTGCGGAGCATGTCCCGGAGCTTCAATAATCCGCAAAGACTGTTTTCCGCCCAGCTCGATAGTATCACCGTCACGCACCGCGGTTACCCGCTCCGCCG
Coding sequences within it:
- a CDS encoding MBL fold metallo-hydrolase, which gives rise to EFGSVYLIDEDKKALIDTGPTPSAGFVLDGLKELGVSPGDIDYIVITHIHLDHGGGAGFLVKNMPEARVLVHQRGARHLVDPSRLVSSALAAQGQVEETTVKNTEVLPIAAERVTAVRDGDTIELGGKQSLRIIEAPGHAPHELCVHESRNNGIFTGDAAGICLGEHKSLTMVNAPPSFDLELSGATIEKLLRLQASRIYYSHFGMTTEVQTKLQWSMDTLYAWNDITSQTLSENRFADAAERLTARACAALEPLRERWPALYDYMAKHDVPMSIDGFLNYYREKHGVRQMEG